The following coding sequences are from one Humulus lupulus chromosome X, drHumLupu1.1, whole genome shotgun sequence window:
- the LOC133804920 gene encoding U-box domain-containing protein 15, translated as MVMDEERGDEIGELEELNVVEGLVGVVEMVAQFGDYRRTQRKECYNLVRRLKLLLPLFEELRDLDGSISDKDIACLCNLKKTLVMAKKLLKTCNEGSKLYLALESEAIMVRFHTIFDKLSQALDDLHYDDLRISDEVREQVELMSLQLRRAKKRTDTQDIELAMDMMVVFSKKDDRNADRAIVERLGKKIELHTVEDLKIETIAVRSLIKEKGHNAESAQHLIDLLNKFKQVAGMEEINILDEPAVPRMLAKCPSLMIPHEFLCPITLEIMTDPVIVASGQSYERESIQKWFDSNHRTCPKTRQTLPHLTLASNYALKNIILQWSEKNNFKLPSKDNPRDQESSSTDLKEEILSLIEGLSSSHLERQRKAVKKVRLLSKENPGNRILIAHNGGIPPLVQLLSYPDSNIQEHAVTALLNLSIDESNKKFIAREGAIPAIIEVLQKGSIEARENSAAALFSLSILDENKMIVGLSNGIPPLVELLQNGTIRGKKDAATALFNLSLNQANKTRAISAGIVAPLFQLLSDTNLGMIDEALSIFLLIAAHPDGRQEIGQLSFIETLVEFIREGTPKNKECAASVLLELASNNSSFILAALQFGVYEHLDDMTRNGTNRAQRKANALLQLMSKSEQIP; from the exons ATGGTGATGGATGAGGAGAGAGGAGATGAAATTGGAGAGCTAGAGGAATTGAATGTGGTTGAAGGATTGGTGGGTGTGGTCGAAATGGTCGCCCAATTCGGAGATTACAGAAGGACCCAGAGAAAAGAATGCTACAATCTCGTGAGACGTTTGAAGCTTTTGTTGCCTCTTTTCGAAGAGTTACGAGACCTTGATGGGTCGATCTCAGATAAGGATATTGCTTGCTTGTGTAATTTGAAGAAGACGCTTGTTATGGCCAAGAAATTGCTGAAGACTTGTAATGAAGGGAGCAAGCTTTACCTG GCGCTTGAAAGTGAGGCAATCATGGTCAGGTTTCATACCATCTTTGATAAACTATCACAGGCTTTGGATGATTTGCATTATGACGATCTTCGAATCTCAGATGAAGTTAGAGaacag GTTGAGCTAATGAGTTTGCAACTCAGACGAGCAAAGAAGCGAACGGATACACAGGATATAGAATTGGCAATGGATATGATGGTGGTATTTTCCAAAAAAGATGACCGAAATGCTGATAGAGCTATAGTAGAAAGACTGGGGAAAAAGATTGAGTTGCATACTGTTGAGGACCTTAAGATAGAAACCATAGCAGTAAGGAGCCTCATCAAAGAGAAAGGACACAATGCAGAGAGTGCTCAACATCTGATTGATCTTCTTAACAAATTCAAACAAGTTGCAGGCATGGAAGAGATCAATATTCTTGATGAACCAGCTGTGCCTAGAATGCTGGCCAAGTGCCCGTCCTTGATGATCCCACATGAATTTCTTTGTCCAATCACACTAGAAATAATGACAGACCCTGTCATTGTTGCCAGTGGACAG TCATATGAAAGAGAAAGCATACAGAAATGGTTCGATTCTAATCACAGGACTTGTCCCAAAACCAGGCAAACTCTTCCTCACCTGACACTTGCGTCAAATTATGCTCTTAAAAACATAATCTTGCAGTGGAGCGAGAAGAACAATTTTAAACTTCCCTCAAAGGATAATCCAAGAGACCAAGAAAGCTCCTCAACCGATCTCAAAGAGGAGATCTTATCCCTTATTGAAGGGCTATCTTCCAGCCATTTAGAACGGCAGAGGAAAGCAGTGAAGAAGGTTCGGTTGCTCTCAAAAGAGAACCCTGGGAACAGAATTTTGATAGCTCACAATGGAGGAATCCCACCATTAGTACAGCTCCTATCCTATCCAGATTCAAATATTCAAGAGCACGCAGTAACAGCTTTGTTGAATTTATCGATTGACGAATCTAACAAGAAGTTCATAGCTAGAGAAGGAGCCATACCAGCTATCATAGAGGTGTTGCAGAAGGGAAGTATTGAGGCCAGAGAGAACTCTGCAGCAGCTCTATTCAGCTTGTCAATACTTGATGAGAACAAAATGATTGTGGGGTTATCAAATGGGATCCCACCTTTGGTGGAATTGCTTCAAAATGGGACAATTAGAGGCAAGAAAGATGCAGCCACTGCTCTTTTTAACTTATCACTTAACCAAGCAAACAAGACTAGGGCCATTAGTGCTGGCATTGTAGCACCTTTGTTCCAGTTACTAAGTGACACAAACTTGGGCATGATTGATGAGGCTCTCTCTATTTTCCTACTCATCGCCGCACACCCAGATGGGCGGCAAGAGATTGGACAGCTCTCCTTCATTGAAACACTTGTGGAGTTTATTAGAGAAGGAACTCCCAAGAACAAGGAGTGTGCAGCCTCAGTTCTTCTTGAGTTGGCATCAAACAACTCATCTTTCATATTGGCTGCTCTGCAGTTTGGAGTGTACGAGCATTTAGATGATATGACAAGGAATGGAACCAATAGAGCACAGAGGAAAGCAAATGCTCTATTGCAGCTGATGAGTAAGAGTGAGCAAATTCCATAG